DNA sequence from the Oncorhynchus clarkii lewisi isolate Uvic-CL-2024 chromosome 24, UVic_Ocla_1.0, whole genome shotgun sequence genome:
TATACTAGGGGTGTGTGTGGTTGAATGACTCAGGACCTTGTGCTGAAAGAGGAGAGCAATGGATCCTCCACACACCACAAACAATGGCATAGCCTATACGAAACTGTATGTATACGATGGAGTACATATGGATAACGCTGTTTGATATAGGCTTCTGCCGTTATTCAACAGGCATTTGTGAACCACTTGGTTCCAACTGAAACTGAAAATCCACCCTAAAGTGAATTGAGGCGAGCGATAAGGGGCAAGACAGCATTTGAATTGACTTGCTACAGTTCCTAAGGGTTGTGTCCTAGACCTACAGGGTATACAAATACCACTGTTGTATGTCTTTCATTTCGACTCAGCCACCTTCCTCCCATGTACTTGGCTTCAGATGTGACACATTTGCAGAGCACACTCTGGTAACAACTTAGGAACTGTTTATATTTCCTCTTTCAATTACACATTTTGAACATGTGGATATTAAACCATATGCATCCCAAGAAATAAATACAGCACCACAAGCTCATGAATCAAATATTGGTTATTCAAATCGGTATCATCATTTTTAATTCCTTCTAGGATGTTTTCAGACCTTGCATTGTCGTCCGTGTTTAGTGCTTTATTGAGGTGAAATGGCTGCGAGACAGAGTAAGTGAGTTCATCTGCTTTCTGGGAATTAGTTAAATACCACAGAATGCTATTTTTAGAGAAAAAGTTATGTCTCATCCTTATTTGCTTCAAaatgattcaagctctgtcaaattggttgttcatctttgctagacaaccattttcaggtcttgccatatattttcaagcagatttaagtcaaaactgtaactcttccactcaggaacattcacagtcCTCTTGGTACACAactgtaggttattgtcctgctgaaaggtgaatgactctcccagtgtctggtggaaagcagactgaaccaggttttcctctaggattttgcctgtgcttagctccattctgtttcttttttatcctgaaaaactccccagttcttAACAATTACGAGCTTACATGATGCAGCCATAATacaaatatggagagtggtactcagtaatgtgttgtattggatttgccccaaacataacactttgtatttgctttgccacatttttttgcagtattactttagtgctttgttgcatacaggatgcatgttttagaatatttttacTCTGTACACGCTTCCTctgtttcactctgtcaattaggttagtattgtgcagTGGCGGAAAAAGTAGCCAATTGccaaacttgagtaaaagtaaagataccttaatagaaaatgacttaagtaaaagtgaaagtcacccagtaaaatgctacttgagtaaaagtctaaaagtattatatacttaagaatcaaatgtaaaagtataaatcatttaaaagtcCTCATACTAAGCAAACCAGGCGGCATCatcttcttgttttttttaatttatggatagccaTGGGCATAATTTataaacgaagcatgtgtttagtgagttcgcTAAATAATTGgttgtagggatgaccagggatgttcttttgacaagtgtgtgaattagaccattttattgtccaactatgcattcaaaatgtattgagtacttttgagtgtcagggaaaatatatggagtaaaaagtacatctgTAACGATGTAcgcagagagtcaggaagcaagttcagggagtgaatacatttaataaaaaaatgaacaaaacagcgcaccgacatggaacaggaacagaaacaatgacgactggggaagaaaccaaatggagtgacatataaagggcaggtaatcaatgaggtgatggagtccaggtgagtgtcctTATGCGCAAATGGACGTGGCGCTGGTGACAGGTTTGCGCCAtaaacgagcagcctggtgacctagaggccggagagggagcacatgtgatatttaggaatgtagtaaagttaaagtaaaagttgtccaaaatataaatattaaattAGTAGTAAGTAGTATTTTCAAtgatttttacttaagtactttaaactactggtattgtggagtaactacaatgttgttgatccatcctcagttttctcttatcacaaacattaaactctgtaactgttttaaagtcaccatttgcctcatggtgTAATCtatgagcggtttccttcctctctggtaaATCAGTTCGAaagaacgcctgtatctttgtagggactgggtgtattgatccaCCATCCAGAGTGTAAATAATAactccaccatgctcaaaggcaTATTCAATATCTTTTATTTtttagataattgtatgtgtggggtacaaggATGAGGTAGTCCTTCAAAAACCATGTTAAACCCTATTattgcaatttattatgtgactcgtaaagcacatttttactcctgaatttatttaggcttaccataacgAAGGGGTTTAATgagtattgactcaagacatttcagcttttcattttttattattattttttttaaatgacattatggggtattgtgtgtaggccactgacaaaaaaatatacatttatttgattttaatttcaggctgtaacacaaccaaatccAGGGGTTGtaaatactttatgaaggcactgtacatagtcattgaacacttgTCGCtttaagtgctcagcatatgtgggaactccttcaagactgttggaaaagcatttcaggtgaagctggttgagagaatgccaagagtgtgcaaagctgtcatcaaggcaaagggtggctactttgagcaATCTCAAATATGGTATAAAACACTTTTTGATACTacaagattccatatgtgttatttcatagttttgatgtcttcactattattctacaatgtataacatagtaaatgagtaggtgtgagtaggtgtgtccaaacttttaactggtactgtatatacacacaaaatTATGtagacaccctttcaaatgagtggattcggctatttcagccatacccgttgctgacaggtgtataaaatcgagcatgcAGACATGCAATctttatagacaaacattggcagtagaatggccatactgaagagcttagtgaccttcagcatggcaccgtcataggatgccacctttccaacaagtcagttggtcaaatttctgccctgctagacctgccctgatcaactgtaagtgctgttattgtgaagtggaaatgtctaggagcagcaacggctcagccacgatgtggtaggccacacaagctcacagaactggatcgcagagtgctgaagcacgtagcgtgtAAATGTTGTCTGTCTCTGGTTGTCTGTCTCATTCaccactgagttccaaactgcctctggaagcaaggtcagcacaataactgttcgtcgggagctccatgaaatgggtttccatggctgagcagccgcacacaagcctaagatcaccatgggcAATGCCAAacttcggctggagtggtgtaaagcttaccgccattggactctggagcagtggaaacgtgttctctagAGTGTTTTATAatgtttcaccatctggcagtccgacgggcgaatctgggtttggcggatgccaggagaacgtaaCCTGCCCCAGTGCATAGTACCAACTatcaagtttggtggaggaggaataatagaaGCACGTCCCCGCAGtaattttccaacatctagtggaaagccttcccagaagagtggaggctgttatagcaacaaagggggTGTAAAAAAGGCAGGGACaattgggaactctgaaaaagcaaggtcgaatcatgatgacgtcagtgatcttcagttcggagctctagaaagaggcccgtgTTCCCGACTtgaaattccgagttggatgaccattcaaaacctATTTTCCCAGtaggagttcccagttgtcttgaactcactaaggTCTgacatttcccagttctgagtttccagttgttttgagcgaggcagaagtcatgctggattgacagcatggccaatgttgactgtttttccttttaagcttggaaaagagacccttaaacccagacttggaccacacacccactgcactgaatagcaggctagtaaTTGCTTTGcgatgcttgcagttagccactgattccttccaaaccactcattgttgaattttcCATTTCCAACTTGTATAATGTTTATGTTCAATGGGCGATAAGCACGGATATGTTTAATCTATCATTTAACTTAATTATTTCTCGTCAtctgaaaaggatttgccagtagattgttgacttgattcatgatgactgctagctttctagctaagattttgaaagtatgatgttgatatgatcattccaatcaaagctactgtagatataatgtgatttgacataattttacCTGTGGCCattgaccttgagccttcttggatggacacttctaatgtaactctataaCAGcatccaaggggcttgaatttgtTTAGGTCTACAcatagattttgcggtgacgtagtgtccccatgagtgacagaatactgagccaatcacggcgcaagtagagaacattaccaatccCTACACTacatattttccgctggctgccccaggaccacagaaagcactgagctaggctgaaacaccggCATTTTGGAGCTGCTTTCCTCAATAAAGCAAAGAAGAGACCgagtttgtatgcggctttaatAACTCAATGTTCATTGTtttcaaactgatatgtgacacgtattaatgccaaaataacaggcaaacaattattattatttttttttttttgctaaacaggtggggctctagACTGCCCtgaagtgtacaaaacattaagaacacctgctctttccatgaccagcTGAATTCaagtgaaagctgtgatcccttattgtcacttattaaatccacttcaatcagtgtagatgaaggggaggagaccggtgaAAGAAGGATTTTTTTTGGCCGGTAATCTATTGGAAAATAATAAATAtattataaaacatgttttttaaaaatttgaatttttaagcctcgagacaattgggacatggatggtgtatgtgtgccattcagagggtgaatgggcaagacaacagatttaagtgcctttgaatgggataTGGTAGAAGGTGCCTGGTGCACCAGTTTGTGTTAAGAATTGTAACACTGCTGGATTTTTCATACCCAACAGTTTcaagtgtgtatcaagaatagtccacaaCCCAAAGCACATTCAgataacttgacacaactgtgggaagcattggagtcaaaatgggccagcatccctgtggaacactttcaacacattCTAGAGTCCATGCatcgacgaattgaggctgatcTGAGGTTAAaagggtgtgcaactcaatattaggaaggtgttcctaatgttttgtacactcagtgtatatcttgctatcgccctcttcctctccttgcctgcctgcctcagAGTATCATCGCAGGGTTGAGTATCCATTAACTCCAGAGACAACGCTGGAGCAGTGCATTTCATGCTCTGACGCTTCCCTCCATCTCCAACCTAAGAGCCAGACCgtgtgagtgaaggagggagagggtgcaTTCGGCTTGCACAGGAAAGTCATGTGTCTGCAGTCGTTCAGGGGAAACCAGTATACTGCGCTGCTCTTTCAGAATGATACACAGCCAAATCCACCCTTTAGTTTAGCATCACTAACAATTATTTCTAAtgaagttacattttggtttgatTAACAGTGACTGCATGATTGTTACGCAATTCCAACACTTGATAAAAGTGGTGATAAAAAGGTATGAGACGCCTGACGGTATTAACCTTTAGAGTTCATTTTTGTGTCTCGATCAATCATACTACACTACCCCCCCTTCCTTCGAGAGACTGTGTCCCCAAGCTTCTCTATACCAAGTTCCTCACGTGAACACGCCTCTGCGATGGCCTCCCAGGCACCATCCCAACTTCTGACATCAATGTAGCGAATTCGGGAGTACCTCCGACAGGGACTCGAACCCGGCTCCAGCGACTGAACATTTTAGCTACGTATGGttttactgtgtctgtgtagactaTAGCAATCCAGATACTCTGACCTGAATTACAAGGTACCTTTCAGTGGTAAAATCAACAAAAGGACAGATATTTCATTGTGCACCAGTGGAGACTGTATTGAGGGTTGAGGATGGCACTTTACAGTACATTGCTGTGACATCATGGGGATGGCAGCAAATGAACATGTTTTGTTAAGCTTTAGAATGCCCAGTGGACTAACAGAGAAGGGTATTCCCAAAGTGTGCATATTCTCTCCCCAAAGACACATCATGGCGTGACTACACATATATCATGGATTGCCAGGAGCCAAAACATCCCAAACAGTACAAAACACACACCCAGTGTCTCTTACGTATACACATCAATTGCTTACCGTACCATAAAACTATCCAAGCATGCATTTCAAATCTAATATACACTCTGTACATTCTTACCACCTATCGAGATATTGTTGCCAAATTAATATTAGCCTTTATCCCGATGATTTACTGGTTTTCCAGTGGACTAACAGAGTCAGGTCGACACCAATACTTTTGGCATTAATATTCCTAATTCCTATGTAAATCTATTTCCTGACATATTATGTAACCTATCAGCCAAGCAAAGTTAGTTCCCACAATCCAAGCTTGTTCCAGCTCTAAAACGAGTTGGATTTAGTGCTTTTACCTCGTGATTTACCCCAGTTGCTCTCAGAGAAAAAATGTGACAAAATGCTCAGATGGCCATGAAAAAGCCCAGGATTTAATTTTCAGTCAAATTGCTACTGACACTAATTGATTGCCGTTTTAATTGTATACATGAGAAATCAAAAAGCCACATTAATTTCATATTGCATTATAACACTCCATATCTCCAGATGGCCACTTGAGTGTGGATGTGCCAGAATGTATAAGCTGATTTCAGTTTTGAACTGGAGTTGCCATTTCAGAGCTAATTCTGAAAGAACAAGAAAATGTCCCCTCTTTAAATTCTGACGAGTAACCCATTACTAGGAGTTTGGGGATAAACATTTGTTCATAGGATGAAATTAGTCCACTGTGGATTCAACCCCATATGAGCATGAGAGATGAGACATTGACAGAATTTGTGATAGCATCATATTATTCACATTCATATGAAGAATAACCTGACAGGACAGCCCATCATTTTCACGTTCCTATCAATTTAATTGAATTATAAAGGATGGTAAAATCATGAGGTTAACAGACAATATAGATTTTTAATTATACAGGTAAAAACACATCTACTTCTAAGCTTTTCTGTTCGCTTGCAAGAGTgtgtaaaaatacaaaataaatacatcaAGGCTTTTAGCAGCAATGTTTCTGCACTGACTGAATTACTAAAACATCGGGAAAAAGTACACGATCGATAAAAAGTTTACAAAAAATATTCCTCAAAACGAATAAACATTAGTTCTACATATTTGTTCACGTACAAAGTAATTCATCATTCAATCAATATTCCATCAAATAAGATCATGATTTTTACATTATTTATCCCTTACTGGAACGCAGCTTGCAGAGTAGTCAACTAACAAAATGTTGGGATGGAAATAACCCAACACATGCAAACAAGCTAGATAAGTACGCTTATACTAAATCAAAATATCACAGTTGAAATTGAAAACGCAAGAAAATGATCATTGTTGAACTGTCAAGTGGTCTCGCACCAGCTGCATTGAAGTGTTTTCCATATTAAGATGTCTTTCCAATGAGCATGCACACATGGCTTGGATGTTGGGACTAATGAGGAGCATATGAACAACAGAGCTGGTCTAATTTACTGACGTGCACACCACCATTATCCTCATAAAGGTACACGTATTGATTCCTGGCTCATGTAATGCAagccacaatgtgtgtgtgtgtgtgtgtgtgtgtgttttggttaaTCTAGCATGGGAACAAAATAATAACGAGCCTCAAATATCAGGTGTAACACAAAACTGGTTTCAATAACTTTCATAGTGCTTATACTGTACACTGCAATCATGATTACACACACTGGAATTAAAATAAATCCCAAAATGTTTCATTTCCATTTTTAAACAAGGAATGTAGGTCATATATTTATGGGAAGTCAAGACAataagtaccccccccccccccctccctggaAATATCATTTAAAACACATTGCAGTAATGTGACTCTGTGCAATATTTTGTATGAAGTAATTGTTATAGAATGCTTTTGTGAATGAACATTGTGAATGAATTTAACCAACACAGTGACTGTATTTAGCCAATAGCCTTTTGATAATCAGTATTTCATAGTGGTAACCCTGACACCTACAGGGAGGTAATCAGAACGTACAACCCTGCAACTGGATGCACAGAAAAGTAGAATCCAAGTGTTCAGAGTCGACAAAGTCGATGTATATCCATCTCCATTCGTTGCAATGAATGTGTGAATCGCTGTCAGGTATCCATTTCTAAAACAAGACGTATAGGACTCCAGAAGGATCTTGCTCTTTTCCTAGTGTGGCTTCACTTTCTACGTTCTTTTGAGTGTTATGAGTCACAGCACATTCTAAAATAAAGTCAACTACTAAGTAACCTTGGATAAGATATGGTATTATTTGCTGAAGTCATGAATATGATGTCCGTCACCTCTCAAGTCCCACCTCTTCCATAATATCCCTCCTAGCCCCCATGTATAGTCTTTATGGGTTCCCTGTAGGTGCTTTAAAAAAAAGTCACAGTCCCTAGTCACCCATACTGTCTCTGCTGTACTGAGGATACAGGAAGTCTGCTTTAATGAGCCTATGTGTTCCTGGGGGCAGAGGAAGGATGGACAATTCCTGGGAGTCTGCAGAGACAAAACATAAACAAGCCACGGGTTAAGGGAGCCGCTGTGAATCAGGAGGGAAGGGAGTGCATATGATGTCCGGCAGCATTAAAGTCAAGAAGCATTCTCATACCTCCGACTGAACAAACATGCAGCGTAGCCTCGTTGCATAATGCAACACTCCGCCGAGGATGAGAGGCTGGGATGCTTAGGACCCCAGAGCAATAGAACACCACAAAAGTGAGGCGATCTATGGAGGGTGTTACCATAGCAACAACATATAGAGACACCCACTGAAGTCTGACCATATTTTCATTAGCCCGCTAGCTAGGTCATTTGTCAATTCATACATGGGTATATCACGATATGTGAACTGTTGTATTCATAAGCTATTAAATATTTACAAAGACTATCATGCTTATGAATTATAGAACTTCCAAGTCAGTGTGGGGCAGCATATTTATGCAACATAGTCTAGGGATATACCTCAGCAGTAAACATGTTTGACTGTGTGTGAATAACTATGACATTAGGCAATACAGTGCTTATTAATTAAAGCAAAATTATAACTAGTGTAATTGGAGAGAATATTCGCctcagggctctattcaatccgtatcgggGAAGTTCAGCGTTGCAGTGTgcttgaaatttaaaggcaatgttagtGGCGACTGTATTCTTGGTAAAGGCTGCATACGTCGGCTCATatggaaatgacctttacatttctattgcGCAATCTGTACCGCTTCAGAGATAAAGATTGAATAGAGCTCAAAACTGAAGCGTAACTCATTTAGCCCAGGAAGACTAGCTCCACTTTTAATGGCCCCTATAAAATGTCCTCATTTGCTAATTAGGACCATGGTGAGAAAAATGGCGTAAAACATTTCAAGTCTATTGAAAGATACGAACAAACACAAACCCTGAGagcacataatgacatcatagcATTGTCATCTCAACCATGTTACGGAAAGGTACatttacattgtgtgtgtgtgtgtgtgtgtctgttcgcTTATATACCCAGCTGCTCCTTGCTCCTACAGTTCTCCTCTCGTAGGAGTGACTCGTCCATTTCCCCAGCAACGGCCGGACTATTTCTTGCTGCCTGGGAAGGAAGAGGCATGTGGGCATGAGGTGCCCTGCCTCGGGTCAGAGGTCAGTGCCAACGCAGACACCACGGTCTAGTGCTctgcatggatggatggatggatggatggaggggtggaagaAGAAAGAAcagaggggaaaggagaaggaGGATGGAACGTGCAGTGCTCTATGGGCTGTAATTAAGCAGTCCCCTCTGGGCCTATGGAGGGAGGAAGTCAAAACGTGGTGAAATGCATCTGTTGGTGGAGGGAGCACCCTATGGCCACGTCTCCCCCATTTAACAGCTGTAACTACATGAGTTTTGTCATGGTAGTATTTCTTTACGAATGTGACATTTATCATATAATGCAGTAGAGGATACATGATGACAAGTCTACACATGCTCTCAGTTAACGCCACACTGAGATGTACTACTAATCCATTAGAAGGAATAAGGAGACGACACGCTTAGCGGGAATGTTTAAACTCAAGATCTACAGTAGACTTAGTACGACTGAAGTAATGTTGACttatagaaataaagaaacagtACATGAAAACAAATGTGATTATGAATGAAGCATCACTCCAAGTTCcccaacaataaaaaaataaatgttcccTTTAACAGGCAGATGCATACTGTATAGCTCAACAATTTACTTTTTTACCTGGAGGCGATAATTAAAAACGAATCATAAAAACAGTAAAAGGGCAATTTCCCGGACACTAGTGAAGCCTAGTGTTGGAATAAACATTAGGCTCAATAGAGAATCTCCATCGGAATGTTTTTTGGAGTACAGGATTAGCTTTATTCGCCTGTGTCCGGTGAACCGCGCCTACGTGACGTTGCAAACGGGGTCACGCGGTACCTGGGCTTGAGGCTGTGATGACGTCTCGTCGTGTGGAGGAGGACCATCATCCATGGTGGTCAAGGGGCGTCCATGGTCAATAAGCAGTTGACGGGGAGGAGTTGTGTAAGTCAGCTCAGGCACATAATTCGAGCCGTAGACAGTGGGCACCGGAGCCTTAACCAGTCCCATGTCAAAGCACACAGCCGACACAAGGGTAGAAGAAATTGATATTATAGCTAACTTGGGATTCCTCACCTAGTTCATATGCATGTTGTTTCAGAATAGTTACTGTATTAAAGTACCTACATATAGTGGGGATGTATAATACTAACTTGTTAGCGTCATCTTGAGTTATTGCCAGCAGATACTTATGACGCCCCATACTGTGCAATAGAAAAACGAGCGTTTTTTTggattgttgttgtttattgttaAGAGACCATGCATTACTGTTCCCACAGGTTTCTTCAGACTAAGCTCTCTAAGGAACCTGAAAAGGACCGCTCAGAGACGGCATGATGAATCTGTCTCTTGTTTTCATTGACTCTACTGTACAGTGAGATCAGGGCAATTAGCTGTGTGGAGTGATGTCTCTGCCTGACTTTTGATCCTAAATCTCTCCATCTTAAAACCTTTTATTCCACTTCGTtggtttcaataaaaaaaatatatattttccattgTACTTCAAAAAAAAGTCCTGTAATTCAAAGCGATGACATGGAAGTTGGCTGTTACAAATCCAATCCCATGCggtcactcctctctctcctactcctctccctTTCAATCACAACGAGTGCTGATTCAATTAGGAAGTCACACTCTAAAAATGCACTATCCTTGTTCAGCGCAGCCGAGTGCAGCAGGGATCAGATCTGCTCTGATCACCGCAGCGCAACTGGGAGGTCAGTGTTCGCTTtaggaaagagatagagagagagagagagagaggcattacGTCTCATTACAGCCCTGCCGCTTGACAAGTCTGTGGCCCCACTCCACTGGGTGCATGGGAGACAGCACAGCACAGAACTACTGGGGAGGCTGCCACCTACACACACTAGTCTACTGAGAGACAATCTGAGGTGAATGTGAGATTCTGCCTGCCTGGcacaacaacaaccaaaaacTAACGTTAACAGCAAATGGGGTTTCTTACGACAGGAGCAAAATCATTTCATTGTTAGCTCAACAGCGTGGGGCCTTCGTAGCGGCGGTCTGGTCATTTGGGATAGTCTGGTTATGGTGGGCGGCTCAATGATTTAGTACGATGTAATTGGTGGCTCCGTAATTGCAGATAATGTCAGCAGGGGTGGTATAACATAAGATGTGTGCTGACAACTTAATTCCCTCATTTGGCTTGTGGGTGATACTGTGTTTGTATACATCGGTGTCACTTATAAACATTATCCACAGCTATCCCACGGGgaacatttcattgaaatgacgtgccatattcaaccagtgtgtgcccagtgggatgccaTCACTGCATAGTTCAACTGGCACAGGTCTACAGCCACTGCAGAGATGCAACAGGTGAGCCCTGAACACTGCAGTTAAAACGGAAGAAAACTCCCCAGTTTATTGGGTTTTATAAAGTGCTTAGGGAGATTTATATCACAGAGGCCgatgaggacaggacagagcagtaATGGTGAATGGTAGTGCAGTGGTGCAGCAGTCACAGGAAAGAACACAGAGTACTGCCAAGTCTGCCCTGGGCCCCTCCGCTGTCCCCTCGGCGCTCCTACCAGCCACCATCTGTCACATATCTCTCCACTGGTCTCCGAGACAGTGGCCAACCACAACGGGAACTGCTGATTCTGTGTTTATTTATATcacccttatttaaccaggttggtcTCATTGagatacaaaaaaataataattgaattTTCAAGAGAGACCTGGACCAAGACAGCAGCATCAACACATTCATTTCAGACAAACAGGCACATGACATCAACCAGACAAAGATATATGGGGTGGTGTTCTGTTCAGGTTCATAGGCAGAGGGGATCTCACAGCTGTACACGTTCCCTGTGCACTTCCCACTTCCCTACACTTCCACTTCCCTTCCTTTAGGCTGACCTCTGGTGATCCCTCCGATTGGAAAGCAGAAGGGAGGCTGCTTTATACAATGTCCATTTCAATAACTCATTTACAAAATGTTCATTATACAAAGGCACAGCCCACATCAGCTCACTTCCCCGtttatcattaaaaaaaataaaaaacacaatggGAGACATAGGCTTTAGGTAAGATACAGTATGGTAACTCCagaggattctctctctctctctctctcattcctagACTTACAAACGCATTCATAGTCCTACAGAACATCAGTTAAATCAATCCCTATATTTTCACGATCATACTCCGTCGACCCTCAGAACGGGGCCTTGGCTTTAATATTACGGATGGACAGATACAAGATGAAAATAAATACAGGGGATAGGTTAATGTGGAGGCGGAAAAGGTGGCAAGAGGGAGGTTCGGCTGTGTGCTTGTAACTAACGGGTCTTAGAAGGCACAGGCGCAAaccactg
Encoded proteins:
- the LOC139383009 gene encoding uncharacterized protein, translating into MGLVKAPVPTVYGSNYVPELTYTTPPRQLLIDHGRPLTTMDDGPPPHDETSSQPQAQAARNSPAVAGEMDESLLREENCRSKEQLDSQELSILPLPPGTHRLIKADFLYPQYSRDSMGD